One genomic region from Xyrauchen texanus isolate HMW12.3.18 chromosome 16, RBS_HiC_50CHRs, whole genome shotgun sequence encodes:
- the thumpd2 gene encoding THUMP domain-containing protein 2, producing MMRRFYCTAGAGMEELLAEEVQRKLCATEVEQIPGRVFFCSNGDLHTVTQLKSGERLFLLLRRTEPISLPNNPAKAAGVIQQSIVGDPDIWRKTFLTWRALQTELQYNQQHGQKRKRKEDREESLDTLSSRTPLDRHNEMGKELDNHPKSFRVSCRCSGAIARSYTSQILSRMIGMAIKEQLGWKVDLREPILEVNVYLSDDHCVVGIPLLKLPLASRCYMKHNGLRSTIAWAMSSICPKKLNDCVILDPMCGVGAVLLEAAQENSNAIFLGMDTDVSQLQKAADNMKAAGMEGRVQLLQSSVMEIPLADGAVDAVLCDVPFGRKFSCSIDMPRALPHLLREMERVLRVGGHLVLLLSLQLSAQLKKIICTHEHNPSAHNQHTISSDKHSVNTDPSNTQNECKDTPKTITFYKSCSETSNTPILISSLEAQRSHKVSLGNTDAFIQVYTKIQSETRTHPDNQTSND from the exons ATGATGAGACGTTTCTACTGCACTGCAGGCGCTGGGATGGAGGAGCTGCTGGCCGAGGAGGTCCAACGCAAACTCTGCGCTACTGAA GTGGAGCAGATTCCAGGCAGAGTGTTTTTCTGCAGTAATGGTGATCTACACACTGTGACACAACTCAAATCTGGAGAAAGGCTCTTTCTCCTCCTGCGCAGAACTGAACCCATCTCCCTTCCAAACAACCCAG cAAAGGCAGCTGGTGTTATACAGCAAAGCATTGTGGGAGATCCAGACATTTGGAGGAAAACCTTCTTAACCTGGAGAGCCTTACAGACAGAGCTTCAGTACAACCAGCAGCATGgacaaaagagaaagagaaaggaagaCCGGGAGGAGAGTTTAGACACTCTTTCTTCCAGAACACCCTTGGACAGACACAATGAAATGGGAAAGGAATTAGATAACCACCCAAAATCCTTTAGAGTGAGCTGCCGCTGTAGTGGAGCCATTGCTCGCTCTTATACctctcag atacTGAGTCGTATGATTGGGATGGCCATCAAAGAACAGCTTGGGTGGAAGGTAGACCTGAGAGAGCCCATACTCGAg GTGAATGTGTATTTAAGTGATGACCATTGTGTTGTAGGCATCCCTCTCTTGAA ACTTCCTCTGGCCAGCCGTTGTTATATGAAACACAACGGGTTGCGTTCCACAATTGCCTGGGCCATGTCCTCTATTTGCCCTAAAAAG ctAAACGATTGTGTGATTTTAGACCCAATGTGTGGAGTTGGCGCTGTGTTGCTGGAAGCAGCCCAAGAGAATTCT aatGCTATATTTCTAGGCATGGATACAGATGTGTCTCAGTTACAGAAGGCAGCAGATAACATGAAAGCAGCTGGAATGGAAGGGAGAGTGCAGCTACTTCAGTCTTCTGTCATGG AGATCCCTTTAGCAGATGGAGCGGTTGACGCTGTGCTGTGTGATGTTCCATTTGGCAGGAAGTTTAGTTGCAGCATTGACATGCCAAGGGCCCTGCCACACTTACTGAGAGAGATGGAGAG GGTACTTCGTGTTGGTGGCCATCTAGTTCTGTTACTGAGTTTACAGCTTTCAGCCCAACTCAAGAAGATAATTTGCACACATGAACACAACCCAAGCGCACACAACCAGCATACAATCTCCTCAGACAAACACAGTGTTAACACAGACCCCTCAAACACACAAAATGAATGCAAAGACACACCAAAAACTATAACATTTTACAAATCATGCTCTGAAACTTCAAATACTCCGATATTAATCAGCTCATTAGAAGCACAGAGGTCACACAAGGTTAGTCTGGGGAACACAGATGCATTTATTCAAGTATACACCAAAATACAATCAGAAACACGAACTCATCCTGACAATCAGACATCAAATGACTAA
- the commd9 gene encoding COMM domain-containing protein 9 has protein sequence MAFLTEEKFGALQLLLKAPSKDAVRQICTESFSVGALKSQALLENTANSLSVSRDEAIQVLTAFHTLSHHVVFQNLTSPEQILSVFPESFHSNLKNLITKIILENSVSWRNEALSNQISLPKLVDMEWRVDMKTSSDSLSRMAVPTCLLQMKLQDSPCINSSASESRVTVELSRETLDTMIDGLGRIRDQLTVVARK, from the exons ATGGCTTTTCTCACAGAGGAGAAATTCGGTGCTTTGCAGCTGCTGTTAAAG GCTCCATCTAAAGATGCAGTGCGGCAGATCTGCACAGAGAGTTTCTCAGTCGGAGCGTTAAAGTCTCAGGCTCTACTGGAAAACACAGCAAATTCACTATCCGTGTCCAGAGATGAAGCGATTCAG GTGCTGACAGCTTTTCACACACTGTCGCATCACGTCGTGTTCCAGAATTTAACCTCTCCAGAACAGATCCTGTCTGTCTTTCCAGAATCATTCCACTCAAATTTGAAAAATCTGATCACCAAAATTATCTTGGAGAACAG tgtCTCGTGGAGAAATGAAGCTTTGTCCAATCAAA TTTCACTGCCAAAGCTGGTGGATATGGAGTGGCGAGTGGACATGAAGACGTCCTCGGACTCGTTGAGTCGAATGGCAGTGCCAACATGTCTGCTGCAAATGAAG CTTCAGGACTCTCCGTGCATTAACAGCAGTGCAAGTGAGTCCAGAGTTACAGTGGAGCTGAGCAGAGAGACGTTGGACACCATGATAGACGGTTTGGGTCGCATCAGGGATCAGCTGACTGTAGTGGCAAGGAAGTAG